The window CATGCCGCCCGAGGACCTTGCCGTCGGTGAGGCCCTGGCGGTCAGCGCGCAGTGCATGTGGTCGAGGCCCGACGTCAATCCCGACCTGGGGCTGGCGGGGTTCCGGTTCGTCGCGACTGACGAGAAGACACAACGGGTCATCGGCGGGCTGATGCGCGATTTCGGTTTTGCCGATGGTCACAGTCTGGATGCCGACGACGAGGACGACGAGTGAAGACTCGCCTCGTCGGGTGCAGGCAACGTCCACATCGGAGTGCATCGTGGATCACAAGACCCTGGTTGACGCGGCGCGTCAGGCGCGCGAACGGGCGTTCGCGCCCTACTCGACCTTCAAGGTCGGAGCCGCACTCGAAACCACCGACGGCACGATCGTCACAGGCTGCAACATCGAGAACTCCACGTACGGCCTGACCATCTGCGCCGAGCGCGTCGCAGTGTTCAAGGCCGTCTCCGAGGGGCATCGGACCTTCCGGCGGATTGCCGTCGTGGCCGACACGCAGGAACCGACGCCGCCCTGCGGGCCCT of the Acidobacteriota bacterium genome contains:
- a CDS encoding PilZ domain-containing protein codes for the protein MTEKRRDPRRHLVYYLSVIDEDTGQLIGRIGDISHEGLLLLTSTPPELWRTYRLRVMPPEDLAVGEALAVSAQCMWSRPDVNPDLGLAGFRFVATDEKTQRVIGGLMRDFGFADGHSLDADDEDDE
- a CDS encoding cytidine deaminase; translation: MPTTRTTSEDSPRRVQATSTSECIVDHKTLVDAARQARERAFAPYSTFKVGAALETTDGTIVTGCNIENSTYGLTICAERVAVFKAVSEGHRTFRRIAVVADTQEPTPPCGPCRQILWEFCGDIEVILANLTDEKGRHQMKDLLPLPFDARLLHP